The Staphylococcus haemolyticus region AATTATGGGAATGGGAAAATCATCAACACGAACCTAAGTTTAAAGATGCAATGATTCTTGCAGACTTCTTTGACACACCTTACCAAATGTTAGTCGAAAGTAAATACAAAGAATATCAACAGCAAATTGACGATATCGATATTCGTTTATAATTTCTATTAAATGCCTGTCATACTATATATTTAGTGTATGACAGGCTTTTTTATCATATTTTTCGTTTTAAATAAAATTAATCACGATATAATGACTTGAATTTAAATTAATGTCATAAAATAAATTTAATAGCTATTGTATGTAATTTTTAATTTATGTATGATTGTAATAAGTGTTAACCAACTACAAGGAGGATATTTTAATGGCGTTTAATGAAGAGCCACCAAATAATACCAATTCATCCCAAGAACAATCACAAGAAACCAATATATATAATCAAGATAAAAATGAAAGTGTGAGTAATAATGAAAGTACTCAAAACGATGATTCCAATAGTTCGAATAAAGGGAAATATTGGCTTATTGGATGCGGCGCCGGTTGTGGCTGTCTAGTTATTTTAATTATATTAGTACTAGCAGCTTGTGTGATTTTTATGAAAGTCTCAGACTCAATTTCATCAAGTGATAGTGAAAATGCAACGCATGAATCCAAACAAGAAGGTAACTCTCGTAAAACTGGCGGGAATGATAAAGAAGAAGCTTTGCAACGTGCTGAAACTTATGCTAAATCAATGTACATGTCTAAAAAAGGTATCTATAATCAATTGACTTCTAGTAGTGGTGATAAATTTAATTCTAGTACAGCTAAATATGCTGTTAATCATTTAAAAGATGTAGATTATAAGGAAAATGCGTTAAAAACTGCAGAAGAAAGTAGTGATAACTTACATTTTTCGAAAAAAGAATTAACTGATTATCTTAAAAATGATGAAAATTCAGGTCAATTTACTAGTGAACAAGTAGATTATGCAATGAAGCATGCAAAAATTGACTATAAAGAAAATGCATTAGAAACAGCAAAACATATTAGTGACCAATCTTATTCTTCAAAATCGCAACTTGAAGACGAACTTACGTCTAAAGATGGGCGTCAATTTACGAAAGATGAAGCAGATTACGCAATGAAACATTTGAAGACGGATTTTAAAAAGAATGCATTAAAAAATGCCCAACGATATATGCAAGACTCTATCGAATCAAAAAGTGAACTTTATAATAAGTTAGTAGAATACGACGATTTCACAGAAGATGAAGCAAAATATGCTGCCGATAATGTAAAAGTAGACTACAAAGAGAATGCACTAGAAAGAGCAAAATCTTTATCTAAAGATGGCGATACTTCTAAATCAGATATTAAGGATATGTTGTCTTCTAAAGATGGTTTCAAATTTACTGAAGAAGAAGCACAGTATGCCGTTGATCATTTAAAATAATGATTTAATGACAATAAAATATTAGTATTTATAATATCGAATCCCCTTCAAGCTAAATTATTAATTTAGTATCGGTGGGGATTTTCTTGATATAGTACAACTTAGTGTTTAATGTAAAATTATTATTATATCCTTTTTCTGTCCTTTCCCTAAAATTCAAAGCAAAAAAGTAACCCCATAAGCCTTAAGCCTACGGGGTTTAACCAATACTTATATATTAGTTTTCGTCTTTAACATATGGTAATAAAGCCATATGACGAGCACGTTTGATAGCTGTAGTCAACATACGTTGATATTTAGCTGAAGTACCAGTTACACGACGTGGTAAAATTTTACCGCGTTCTGAGATAAAACGTTTTAATAATTCAGTGTCTTTATAGTCAATGTGTGTAATACCATTTGCTGTGAAATAGCATACTTTTTTACGACGACGTCCGCCTCTTCTTGGTCCACCTGCCATGGTTAATTACCTCCTTTGGAATATTTTTTTATACGTTCATTTTGTTATTAGAATGGTAAGTCATCATCACTAATATCAATCGGTCCGTTTGCGTTTGCAAATGGATTATCAGATTGTTTATTATTTGATGAATTATTGTTATTGTAAGATGTATTTTGTCCTGATTGTTGACCACCAAATCCTTGACCGTAGTCTTGGAAATCATTGTTATTACTTTGATTACGTTGGCCACCTTGAGCATTTTTAGGTTCAAGGAATTGAACACTATCTGCTACAACTTCAGTAACAAAGATACGACGACCTTCTTGATTTTCATAACTGCGTGATTGTATGCGACCATCAACGCCAGCTAGACTACCTTTGAATAAATAATTATTCACATTCTCTGCTTGTCTTCTAAATACAACAACATTGATGAAGTCAGCTTCGCGTTCCCCTTGAGCATTCGTGAAAGTACGATTAACTGCTAGAGTAAATGTCGCTACACTTACGCCTGAGGGAGTGGTTCTGTATTCTGGATCTTTAGTTAAACGACCTACTAATACAACTCTGTTTATCATTAAAACGCCCCCATTAATTTATTACTTATCTTGGTCTTCACGGATAACGATATAACGGATGATATCGTCACTGATTTTAGCTAAACGTTGGAATTCGTCTGTGGCTCTGTTGTTATCAGTTTTAATGCGTACGATGTTATAGAAACCTTCTTTGAAATCTTCAATTTCATAAGCAAGACGGCGTTTACCCCAGTCTTTTTCTTCTAAAACTTCTGATCCTTCTGAAGCTAAGATACCGTTGAAGCGTTCAACAACTGCTTTTTTAGCATCTTCTTCAATGTTTGGACGTACGACATACATAATTTCATATGTTCTCATTTTATACTTGCACCTCCTTGTGGTCTATGCGGCCTATCGAATACTAACGATAAGCAAGGAATAATTTTCATTACTCACAATCAAGAATTATAGCACAGAGTATTACTTTTTACAATATATTTTATTCAGCATCAGTTCCGCTAATTTACATTGTTTATAATCTTATTTTTCAACATATGTGTCGTGTCAATTATAAAGTTGCGAATCATTAGTTTTTGTACTACCATCACAACTGCATTTTGCATATTAATATTATTTTTAAAAAATAAAATATCTAAAGGAGAGCTCAAATGTTCAAGAAAACAACATCATCTATTGCATGTTTAACTATTATGGCGACTTCTATAGGTGCGTTAAATGCAAACGCTTCTGAACAGACTGAAGGTAGCCAAAAAGGAACGATGGGGTATGGATATCAAAAATATCTAAAAAATCATCCCAATGAACAAAGCAACGCTACTAGTAACCGTTCAACCTTTTCAACAAAATCTAAAGTAATCACAACACAAAATGGCGATCGTGTGTTAGATATTTCAGAATGGCAAGGAAACTTAACGGATTCGCAAGTTAAACAACTAAAAAAAGATTATAATTTCATCATTATCAGAGGTCAATATGGTTCTGAATATGTTGATCAATGTTTGGAGAATAATTCAGCTTTATTAGATAAAAATAATATGAAATTCGGCGTCTATTCATATAGCCTGTATGAAAATGCTGATGATGCTCGAAATGAAGCTCAAACGCTTTATAGTCGTGCACCTAAAGCTTCATTCTATGTAAATGATTTTGAACAAAATTCAATCACTTCTGGTGATGCTGACACTGCTACAAAAGCTTGGGCTGATGAAATGAAACAACTTGCAGGGAATAAAAAAGTATTATTTTATTCTTATGAGAACTTTATGACCAACAACGTTCCGAATGCTGTAAGTGCCTATGATGGTTATTGGTTAGCAGCTTATCAAGAGCAAGAACCTAATAGAGAGAAAGTTTTATGGCAATACACAGATAGTTACTATGCCCCTGAACTAAACCAAAACGTTGATGCTAATTACATAGATGCGAATGTTACTGCTGATTGGTTTACTAGTTAAAAAATTTATACATAACACTTTATTTTTACGAACACTTGTTCTATAATATAGTCGAGGTGTAAAACATGCAATTAGATTTAGATTGGAATAAAGATTTTCAAGAATTTCAAGAAGTCTTAAATTGCGGTATCAATCCAGAATGGTTATATTGTGCGAAAGCCAATATGATTCTTGAACCTGCATACACTGGAGAAGGTAAACAGTTTTTTAGCACCAAAGATATTATTGAAGCAAGTAAAGTTATACCGTTCTTTTAAGATATAATGAAATAAACAATATAAAAAAAGCAATGTAAGTCTCCTGTCATTCAAGCCAAGCGAAACTTACATTGCTTTTTATTTTTTTATCAAATATTTAATTTTTACTATGCATATCGCTATAATAATTGGATGTGATTATTAAACGTTAAATCTAAAGTGAACGATATCGCCATCTTGCATAATATATTCTTTACCTTCTAAACGTTGTTTACCCGCTTCTTTAGCACCTTGTTCGCCGCCATGCTCAACATAGTCATCATAACTTGTCACTTCGGCACGGATAAATCCACGTTCAAAGTCAGTGTGAATAATACCTGCACATTGTGGTGCTGTCATACCTTGTCTGAACGTCCAAGCACGCACTTCTTGTACACCTGCAGTAAAGTATGTTGATAAACCTAATAAATCATATGTTGTTCTGATAAGTACGTCTAGTCCTGGTTCTTCAATGCCTAAATCTTCTAAGAACATTTCTCTATCTTCGTCATCTAATGTAGCGATTTCTTCTTCGATTTTTGCACTAATAACGATAACTTCAGAATCTTCTTTTGCTGCATATTCTCGAATTGCTTTTACTTTATCGTTATCTTCATCACCAATCTCGTCTTCTCCAACATTGGCAATATATAACATTTTCTTAGACGTTAGTAATTGTGCTTGGTTAACGTATCTTTGATCTTCTTCATTGAAGTCTAAGCTACGTACAGGATCGCCATTTTCAAGTGCTTCTTTGATTCTAGATAGAATTCTCATTTCCATTTCAGCAGTTTTATCTTTTTGACGCGCCATTTTTTCAATTCGAGGCAAACGTTTTTCAACTGATTCTAAGTCTGCTAATACTAATTCCATATTAATAACTTCAATATCGTCTAAAGGATTTACGCGTCCTGATACGTGCGTTACATTTTCATCATCAAATGCACGTACAACTTGGCAAATTGCATCTACTTCACGAATATGTGAAAGGAATTTGTTTCCTAAACCTTCACCTTTAGAAGCACCTTTAACAATACCTGCAATATCAGTAAACTCAAAAGTTGTAGGAATAGTTTTTTTAGGTTTAACCATTTCTGTTAATTTATTTAAACGTGAATCTGGCACCTCTACGATACCTACGTTTGGATCAATTGTTGCGAATGGATAGTTAGCGGCTAATGCTCCCGCTTTTGTTATTGCATTAAATAATGTAGATTTACCTACGTTCGGCAATCCTACGATTCCTGCTGTTAAAGCCATTAATCATTCTCCTAACCTTCAGTATCTTGATTTGATACTAATATTTTCTTTAATTTTTTATTGAACGTTTGACGTGGAATCATAATACTTCGTTGACAATTCTCACATTTGATGCG contains the following coding sequences:
- a CDS encoding Ltp family lipoprotein; translated protein: MAFNEEPPNNTNSSQEQSQETNIYNQDKNESVSNNESTQNDDSNSSNKGKYWLIGCGAGCGCLVILIILVLAACVIFMKVSDSISSSDSENATHESKQEGNSRKTGGNDKEEALQRAETYAKSMYMSKKGIYNQLTSSSGDKFNSSTAKYAVNHLKDVDYKENALKTAEESSDNLHFSKKELTDYLKNDENSGQFTSEQVDYAMKHAKIDYKENALETAKHISDQSYSSKSQLEDELTSKDGRQFTKDEADYAMKHLKTDFKKNALKNAQRYMQDSIESKSELYNKLVEYDDFTEDEAKYAADNVKVDYKENALERAKSLSKDGDTSKSDIKDMLSSKDGFKFTEEEAQYAVDHLK
- the rpsR gene encoding 30S ribosomal protein S18, with the protein product MAGGPRRGGRRRKKVCYFTANGITHIDYKDTELLKRFISERGKILPRRVTGTSAKYQRMLTTAIKRARHMALLPYVKDEN
- the ssb gene encoding single-stranded DNA-binding protein — encoded protein: MINRVVLVGRLTKDPEYRTTPSGVSVATFTLAVNRTFTNAQGEREADFINVVVFRRQAENVNNYLFKGSLAGVDGRIQSRSYENQEGRRIFVTEVVADSVQFLEPKNAQGGQRNQSNNNDFQDYGQGFGGQQSGQNTSYNNNNSSNNKQSDNPFANANGPIDISDDDLPF
- the rpsF gene encoding 30S ribosomal protein S6 codes for the protein MRTYEIMYVVRPNIEEDAKKAVVERFNGILASEGSEVLEEKDWGKRRLAYEIEDFKEGFYNIVRIKTDNNRATDEFQRLAKISDDIIRYIVIREDQDK
- a CDS encoding glycoside hydrolase family 25 protein, which gives rise to MFKKTTSSIACLTIMATSIGALNANASEQTEGSQKGTMGYGYQKYLKNHPNEQSNATSNRSTFSTKSKVITTQNGDRVLDISEWQGNLTDSQVKQLKKDYNFIIIRGQYGSEYVDQCLENNSALLDKNNMKFGVYSYSLYENADDARNEAQTLYSRAPKASFYVNDFEQNSITSGDADTATKAWADEMKQLAGNKKVLFYSYENFMTNNVPNAVSAYDGYWLAAYQEQEPNREKVLWQYTDSYYAPELNQNVDANYIDANVTADWFTS
- the ychF gene encoding redox-regulated ATPase YchF, which gives rise to MALTAGIVGLPNVGKSTLFNAITKAGALAANYPFATIDPNVGIVEVPDSRLNKLTEMVKPKKTIPTTFEFTDIAGIVKGASKGEGLGNKFLSHIREVDAICQVVRAFDDENVTHVSGRVNPLDDIEVINMELVLADLESVEKRLPRIEKMARQKDKTAEMEMRILSRIKEALENGDPVRSLDFNEEDQRYVNQAQLLTSKKMLYIANVGEDEIGDEDNDKVKAIREYAAKEDSEVIVISAKIEEEIATLDDEDREMFLEDLGIEEPGLDVLIRTTYDLLGLSTYFTAGVQEVRAWTFRQGMTAPQCAGIIHTDFERGFIRAEVTSYDDYVEHGGEQGAKEAGKQRLEGKEYIMQDGDIVHFRFNV
- a CDS encoding DUF951 domain-containing protein, which gives rise to MTSNYGINDIVEMKKQHACGTNRFKIIRMGADIRIKCENCQRSIMIPRQTFNKKLKKILVSNQDTEG